The following are encoded in a window of Candidatus Babeliales bacterium genomic DNA:
- a CDS encoding alkaline phosphatase family protein encodes MIKKIVKSLAAIFVISILLAYVRPLTLRDALRAPQGEREEVSPAYPELVEGRVPQGERDSEQAESAIEPEHSEFIEEQAIGKNGSRSKKILNKTGHILSQEPKHSTSVLPEEPVGRLEGRTGKKPKIVLVFVVDQFAHHYLAMLRPYLNFGLKKLVEDGINFERANHPHGAPATATGHATLSTGTCAKDHGYILNAWADSNGKKVRATQDDTPTAAVLGRNGPMKYGASPKLLMVDTLSDQLVAQSTAEHKNTVFSLSFKTRAAIAMAGKGGRAIWFNDDENMFTSSKAYYQEIPEWVQDFNKRHDVSKIKEIDWQLFHPEHHEIYQQFANKDYRFAGTTLRLAGNKTALNVGQREKAGKYDDQQLYQRTPMANGMLADLTKECIDKHFEKDGSETLFVWVGFSALDKIGHVFGPNSLEMIDTICHLDKQIEDLMNYAQNKAGAHNALFAISGDHGVSPIPELMHERGFGFVSRLLNKNLTNGMNNLIEEKYGISGIVKTFKTTMFYLNKQALATVDQEKQNAIIEDLRNYLQAQPGMCKVFTTKELVESTFDSTSFEYLYQNQTYVGRTGDLICMPNMYSFIAKRANGTSHKTPYDYDTHVPLILYQAGSLEKKRIIEKVSTTQLAPTLAKILQINKPSAAAQQVLPGIFEEKEN; translated from the coding sequence ATGATTAAAAAAATAGTAAAAAGCTTGGCGGCAATTTTTGTGATTAGCATACTGCTTGCATATGTTCGGCCCTTAACCCTTCGAGACGCCCTACGGGCTCCTCAGGGAGAACGGGAGGAAGTAAGCCCCGCTTATCCTGAGCTTGTCGAAGGACGAGTTCCTCAGGGAGAACGGGACTCTGAGCAGGCAGAGAGCGCGATTGAGCCCGAACATTCTGAGTTTATCGAAGAACAAGCAATCGGGAAAAACGGGTCTCGAAGCAAGAAAATCTTGAACAAAACTGGCCATATACTTTCACAAGAACCAAAGCATTCTACCTCCGTTCTCCCTGAGGAGCCCGTAGGGCGTCTCGAAGGGCGCACAGGCAAAAAACCAAAAATCGTCCTCGTTTTTGTAGTCGACCAATTTGCCCATCACTACCTGGCAATGCTCAGACCTTACTTGAACTTTGGTTTAAAAAAGCTTGTTGAAGACGGCATAAATTTTGAACGCGCCAACCACCCGCACGGTGCACCGGCAACCGCAACCGGCCATGCAACATTGAGCACCGGCACCTGCGCCAAAGACCATGGCTACATTTTAAATGCCTGGGCCGACAGCAACGGTAAAAAAGTACGCGCAACGCAAGACGATACACCAACAGCAGCGGTACTTGGCCGCAACGGACCTATGAAGTACGGCGCTTCGCCAAAGCTTTTAATGGTCGACACACTTTCAGACCAGCTGGTAGCGCAATCTACAGCAGAACACAAAAATACCGTTTTCTCCCTTTCGTTTAAAACACGCGCAGCAATTGCCATGGCAGGCAAGGGAGGCCGTGCTATTTGGTTTAACGACGATGAAAACATGTTTACCAGCAGCAAAGCATACTACCAAGAAATTCCAGAATGGGTACAAGATTTTAATAAACGCCATGACGTTTCAAAAATTAAAGAAATCGACTGGCAATTGTTCCATCCCGAACATCATGAAATCTACCAGCAGTTTGCCAACAAAGATTATCGCTTTGCCGGCACCACGCTCCGTTTGGCTGGCAACAAAACAGCATTAAATGTTGGACAACGCGAAAAAGCAGGCAAGTATGATGACCAGCAGTTGTATCAACGCACGCCCATGGCCAACGGCATGCTAGCAGATTTAACCAAAGAATGTATTGATAAGCATTTTGAAAAAGACGGCAGCGAAACACTTTTTGTATGGGTTGGTTTTTCCGCATTAGACAAAATTGGCCACGTGTTTGGGCCCAACAGCTTAGAAATGATCGACACGATTTGTCACTTGGATAAGCAAATTGAAGACTTAATGAACTATGCACAAAACAAAGCAGGCGCACACAATGCCCTTTTTGCTATTTCGGGCGACCATGGCGTTTCGCCAATTCCTGAGTTAATGCACGAACGGGGCTTTGGCTTTGTAAGCCGCTTGCTCAACAAAAACTTAACCAACGGCATGAACAACTTGATTGAAGAAAAGTATGGCATCAGCGGTATTGTAAAAACATTTAAAACGACCATGTTTTATCTCAACAAACAGGCACTGGCAACCGTTGATCAAGAAAAACAGAACGCAATTATTGAAGATTTAAGAAATTATTTACAAGCTCAACCGGGCATGTGTAAAGTTTTTACAACCAAAGAATTAGTTGAGTCAACCTTCGACTCCACTTCGTTTGAATATTTGTATCAAAACCAAACGTATGTAGGCCGCACCGGCGACTTGATTTGCATGCCAAACATGTACTCGTTCATTGCTAAACGCGCCAACGGCACCTCGCACAAAACACCGTACGACTACGACACGCACGTGCCACTCATTTTGTATCAAGCAGGTTCACTTGAAAAGAAACGCATTATTGAAAAAGTTTCTACAACACAACTAGCCCCAACACTGGCCAAAATTTTGCAGATTAATAAGCCTTCGGCAGCAGCACAGCAAGTACTGCCAGGTATTTTTGAAGAAAAAGAAAACTAA
- a CDS encoding alkaline phosphatase family protein — translation MRFMHKRTTLLATWLLMLCSIANLMALNQDLVQKKPKLTVIMVIDQFAHHYIQKLKPHLNHGIKMLLEQGVCYENAHHPHAIPETCPGHSSLSTGTVPTYHGVTGNRWYNKDGKPVEFIEDEGRACSAEVFRDKETTYDNHKRSSSHLMVDAFADQFVLSSPQENRNIAISLSIKSKAAMATANRMGKAIWFDDKTGRFTSSKHYYSKLPDWLEEFNEKHAPTKLENVSWETLYPRTSTAYDFPHIDNYDYAALNFPLISEKPIPIDRTNECPYDLYNKTPHSNKLLFDLAKKCIDSTIAPNSPNDMVMWLCLSSLDLLGHYYGPDSLEAIDMMYHLDQQIKEFMLYAQYKMGKSNVLFALTGDHGIQPMQELSYKKGITQAQRVMVQPLIEKMNEFIEEKYDLENIVQAFESTYFVLNKQQMATKTAEEQAAILTDLKDMLLQEAAIKRVWTRDELHKATFRTQDIESYYKNHLYDSRLGDLIIMPQPYCLITRYPKGCSHNTPYDYDTHVPLIVYQHGRFAPKTITQKVLIPQLPTTLSYLLGVVQPSAGTFPVLPGIFDEENHD, via the coding sequence ATGAGATTTATGCATAAACGCACAACGCTTCTGGCTACCTGGCTGCTGATGCTTTGCAGCATAGCTAATCTTATGGCTCTCAACCAAGACCTGGTTCAAAAAAAGCCAAAACTAACGGTTATTATGGTAATTGACCAGTTTGCGCACCACTATATTCAAAAACTTAAACCCCACCTCAATCACGGTATTAAAATGCTTCTTGAGCAAGGCGTTTGTTACGAAAATGCCCACCACCCGCACGCCATTCCTGAAACCTGCCCAGGCCACAGCTCACTGAGCACCGGAACCGTACCAACCTACCACGGCGTTACTGGCAACCGCTGGTACAACAAAGACGGCAAGCCGGTAGAATTTATTGAAGATGAAGGCAGGGCTTGTAGTGCTGAAGTTTTTAGAGATAAAGAAACAACCTATGATAACCATAAACGCTCTTCAAGCCACCTTATGGTCGACGCCTTTGCCGATCAATTTGTTCTTTCGTCACCACAAGAAAACCGCAATATTGCTATCTCGCTTTCCATAAAATCAAAGGCTGCCATGGCTACTGCCAACCGCATGGGTAAAGCAATTTGGTTTGACGACAAAACCGGACGCTTTACTTCAAGCAAACATTATTACAGCAAACTGCCCGACTGGCTTGAAGAGTTTAACGAAAAACACGCACCAACCAAGCTTGAAAACGTGAGCTGGGAAACACTGTACCCACGCACCAGCACAGCCTATGATTTTCCGCACATTGATAACTATGATTATGCGGCGTTAAACTTTCCATTAATTTCAGAAAAGCCAATTCCTATTGATCGCACTAACGAATGTCCGTACGATCTTTACAATAAAACACCCCACTCAAACAAACTTCTCTTTGATTTAGCAAAGAAATGTATCGACAGCACCATTGCCCCCAACTCGCCCAACGATATGGTTATGTGGCTATGCTTAAGCAGCCTTGATTTACTTGGTCATTATTATGGCCCCGACAGCTTGGAAGCAATAGACATGATGTACCATTTAGACCAACAAATTAAAGAGTTTATGCTCTATGCACAATACAAAATGGGTAAATCAAACGTGCTCTTTGCACTCACCGGCGACCATGGTATTCAACCAATGCAAGAGCTTTCGTACAAAAAAGGCATTACGCAGGCCCAGCGCGTTATGGTTCAGCCCTTAATTGAAAAAATGAATGAATTTATTGAAGAAAAATATGATCTTGAAAACATCGTTCAAGCATTTGAGTCAACCTACTTTGTGCTCAATAAGCAACAAATGGCAACAAAAACTGCAGAAGAACAAGCAGCAATATTGACTGATCTTAAAGACATGTTACTTCAAGAAGCGGCAATCAAACGCGTGTGGACGCGCGATGAACTGCACAAAGCAACGTTTCGCACGCAAGATATTGAAAGCTACTACAAAAACCATTTGTACGACTCGCGCCTGGGCGACCTAATTATTATGCCACAGCCTTACTGCCTGATTACGCGCTATCCAAAGGGCTGCTCGCACAACACGCCGTACGACTACGACACACACGTACCACTTATCGTCTATCAGCACGGGCGCTTTGCGCCAAAAACAATCACGCAAAAAGTTTTAATACCACAACTGCCCACCACACTTTCATATCTTTTAGGCGTTGTGCAACCATCTGCCGGCACCTTTCCTGTGCTGCCAGGCATTTTTGACGAGGAAAACCATGATTAA
- the raiA gene encoding ribosome-associated translation inhibitor RaiA: MNIKISFQNMDHSDPLETHAREKLAKLNDILENAENLSPFNIELHLRANKLHPHHAAHLHVKTPRFDLNAQEEGTDMYVVVDDTIDKMVSLLKKEKEKKNDKNRKFETEKNKFGSDKY; encoded by the coding sequence ATGAATATCAAAATTTCATTTCAAAACATGGATCATTCAGACCCATTGGAAACTCACGCACGCGAAAAATTGGCAAAGCTTAACGACATTTTAGAAAATGCCGAAAATCTAAGCCCCTTCAACATTGAGCTTCATTTACGCGCTAACAAACTCCACCCACACCATGCAGCGCATTTGCACGTTAAAACACCCCGCTTTGACTTAAATGCACAAGAAGAAGGTACCGATATGTACGTGGTTGTTGACGACACTATTGACAAAATGGTCTCACTACTAAAAAAAGAAAAAGAAAAAAAGAACGATAAAAACCGTAAGTTTGAAACCGAAAAAAACAAATTTGGTTCGGACAAATATTAA
- a CDS encoding ATP-binding cassette domain-containing protein: MSLALSVVCLSQTLGKKQILQDISFAAQSGLVTVLLGPNGAGKTTLLTTIMGLNPAPMADQKNQKNIISLNHEIINGWRVDQRVNRGLIYLPQSSSLFQSMSVHDNLQLVFEYHAFWHKKTNHSFYAERDMWLERTQLMHSLKQKAGVLSGGQKRKLEVVRALLMHPELILLDEPFAGVDPKSIYELKKIFTDMAQSGIGIVLSDHHVDQLLSIADLVYVVMQGHVVTSGTIKEILANKDTQERYLGDQFYSEIAERFL, encoded by the coding sequence ATGAGCCTGGCTCTTTCGGTCGTTTGTTTAAGCCAAACGTTGGGCAAGAAACAGATTTTACAAGACATTTCATTTGCAGCTCAAAGTGGTTTAGTTACGGTACTCTTGGGCCCCAACGGCGCAGGAAAAACAACATTACTCACCACGATCATGGGCCTTAACCCGGCACCAATGGCCGACCAAAAGAATCAAAAAAATATCATCTCACTCAATCATGAAATTATTAACGGTTGGCGCGTAGATCAGCGCGTCAACCGTGGTCTTATCTACCTGCCTCAAAGCAGCTCGCTGTTCCAAAGCATGTCCGTGCACGATAACCTGCAACTCGTTTTTGAGTATCATGCTTTTTGGCACAAAAAAACCAACCATTCTTTTTATGCCGAGCGCGACATGTGGCTTGAGCGCACCCAGCTCATGCACAGCCTGAAGCAAAAAGCAGGGGTACTTTCGGGCGGACAAAAGCGTAAGCTTGAAGTAGTCCGCGCATTACTTATGCACCCAGAGCTCATTTTATTGGACGAACCCTTTGCTGGTGTTGATCCAAAGTCAATCTACGAACTAAAAAAGATATTTACAGATATGGCTCAATCTGGTATTGGTATAGTACTTTCAGATCATCATGTTGACCAACTTTTGTCGATAGCCGATTTAGTTTATGTTGTAATGCAAGGCCATGTAGTAACATCAGGCACCATCAAAGAAATTCTTGCCAACAAAGATACCCAAGAACGCTATCTCGGCGATCAATTTTATAGCGAAATTGCAGAACGATTTTTATAA
- the der gene encoding ribosome biogenesis GTPase Der has product MNKKVKYPTVVLVGRTNVGKSTLFNRLASEQKSIVFEREGVTRDYIEEKITWADKTFKIIDTGGFEFKRNMTEIETRVQEKVLRLLDNASLLLFVCDGKNGLTQGDLHIAKILHRTRKPVIVVVNKADNKRALEDNAAEFYSLSFEEIINVSSIHGTGIGRLLERITDIVPQPTTIEGEVPQYKMVIVGKPNVGKSSLMNLLLNQERSIVSEVAGTTREPITEMLQRADELIQLVDTAGVRKKSRVDDELEQLMVKSSLEAIREADVVLLMIDASQGKISDQELKLLFYVYEVNKPVLVLYNKTDLIKEDDYTKAQLKSSLEEYNFVLKKTPQINISCLSKKNVSKVIDQVNSLVKRCSQSFNSSELDELVKQSLSTKPMYHKRILLRLFKIRNVPAQIPTFVLHVNYPEFFGPSQLGFIENIIRSHYDIKGCPVQFSVRKV; this is encoded by the coding sequence ATGAATAAAAAGGTAAAATACCCAACGGTTGTATTAGTTGGTAGAACAAATGTTGGTAAATCAACATTATTTAACCGCCTTGCAAGCGAACAAAAAAGTATTGTATTTGAACGCGAAGGCGTAACCCGCGACTACATTGAAGAAAAAATTACGTGGGCAGACAAAACCTTTAAAATCATTGATACCGGTGGTTTTGAATTTAAAAGAAATATGACCGAAATTGAAACACGCGTACAAGAAAAAGTTTTGCGCTTGCTGGACAATGCATCGCTTCTTTTGTTTGTTTGTGATGGTAAAAACGGTCTAACACAAGGCGATCTTCATATTGCCAAAATTTTACACAGAACCAGAAAACCGGTTATTGTGGTAGTAAACAAAGCAGACAACAAACGTGCACTTGAAGACAATGCCGCAGAATTCTATTCACTCAGCTTTGAAGAAATCATTAACGTTTCCAGTATTCACGGAACCGGTATTGGCAGACTCCTTGAACGTATTACCGACATTGTGCCACAACCAACAACTATTGAAGGTGAAGTACCGCAATACAAAATGGTAATTGTTGGCAAGCCCAACGTTGGCAAATCGTCCCTCATGAACCTATTGCTCAACCAAGAACGTTCTATTGTATCAGAAGTTGCCGGCACCACGCGTGAACCCATTACCGAAATGTTGCAGCGCGCCGACGAACTGATCCAGCTTGTTGATACCGCTGGCGTTCGTAAAAAAAGCCGCGTTGATGATGAACTAGAACAGCTGATGGTTAAAAGCTCACTGGAAGCAATTCGTGAAGCAGACGTGGTACTGTTAATGATCGACGCTTCACAAGGCAAAATCTCTGATCAAGAACTGAAATTGCTCTTTTACGTTTACGAAGTTAATAAGCCAGTTTTAGTCCTTTACAACAAAACTGACTTAATCAAAGAAGACGACTACACCAAGGCACAGCTTAAAAGCAGCTTGGAAGAGTACAATTTTGTCTTGAAAAAGACACCTCAAATTAACATTTCGTGCCTTTCAAAGAAAAACGTAAGCAAAGTTATTGATCAAGTTAATTCCCTGGTCAAGCGCTGTTCACAAAGCTTTAACTCAAGCGAACTTGATGAACTGGTAAAACAAAGCTTAAGCACTAAACCAATGTACCATAAACGTATCTTGCTGCGTCTGTTCAAAATTCGTAACGTTCCAGCACAAATCCCAACCTTTGTTTTGCATGTAAACTACCCCGAGTTCTTTGGGCCATCGCAGCTTGGTTTTATCGAAAATATTATTCGATCACATTACGATATTAAAGGTTGCCCAGTTCAATTTAGTGTACGAAAAGTATAG
- the dnaX gene encoding DNA polymerase III subunit gamma/tau: MAHATQQTLNLARKWRPQNFSQVVGQDIPIRMLKNSLYLKKYFPVYLFAGQRGCGKTSTARVFAAALNCLKLPAFQEQPTSQEIPCLECSSCTAMMRGNHPDFIEIDAASNTGVDNVRQIIETASYVPLSGQKKVYLIDEAHMLSKAAFNAFLKILEEPPETVLFILATTELQKIPETVLSRCFQLTFHPISGVFLKEHLRTMCEQEKISIDDDALQILVEETGGCARDAINLLEQVRFSSTHINAEQVLRVLGKVSNAVGLTLFELLLDRKPDQVLTYLHEISFQSIAPLTLWNMLVALCRALLWAKYGVTSIPNSFSKNLATLETLAEKCPLSRLHGIMQLLLSQEALFQQTSQKHTFLEVIMLHMCEQTGTATIPNPPKQHNPNNDNTGPSTPLPAKTATSGPSAASTSSPSLIPSASQSEAYRGTAPKATIEKSETKLVVTIPVDDSVENSEKWKAFVENVLAKSDDQLLNSILMQTRFLGNDSTTGSITIKLSSNSNFFKEKIKESAAMWQEHLKQHFDHFTGFNFAHNAEPVSPKPSPAAQPTIDPSSIKPAAPRPATSQAPNTQYRTFNAPPKKQGPALEPFDVQDKEKWPLANLLTSHFPGTIKKAAKPLINS, encoded by the coding sequence ATGGCTCACGCAACACAACAAACATTGAACTTAGCACGCAAATGGCGCCCACAAAATTTTTCACAAGTGGTGGGGCAAGACATTCCCATTCGCATGCTCAAAAACAGTTTATATTTAAAAAAATACTTTCCCGTTTATCTCTTTGCTGGCCAACGCGGCTGCGGTAAAACATCAACCGCACGCGTTTTTGCTGCAGCACTCAATTGTCTTAAGCTGCCAGCGTTTCAAGAGCAACCAACTAGCCAAGAAATTCCATGCTTGGAATGTTCGTCGTGTACTGCCATGATGCGCGGCAACCATCCCGATTTTATTGAAATTGACGCCGCATCAAACACCGGCGTAGACAATGTGCGCCAAATTATTGAAACGGCTTCGTACGTTCCACTTTCGGGCCAAAAAAAAGTCTACCTGATCGACGAAGCCCACATGCTCAGCAAGGCAGCGTTTAATGCCTTTTTAAAAATTTTGGAAGAACCACCAGAAACGGTGCTCTTTATTTTGGCAACAACCGAATTACAAAAAATACCTGAAACAGTTTTGTCACGTTGTTTTCAGCTTACCTTCCATCCCATCAGTGGCGTGTTTTTAAAAGAACACTTGCGCACGATGTGCGAGCAAGAAAAAATTAGTATCGACGATGATGCACTACAAATCTTGGTTGAAGAAACGGGCGGCTGCGCGCGCGACGCCATTAACCTGCTTGAACAGGTCCGCTTTTCAAGCACGCACATTAACGCAGAGCAGGTTTTACGGGTGCTAGGCAAAGTAAGCAACGCGGTGGGCCTAACCTTGTTTGAACTATTGCTAGACCGCAAACCAGACCAGGTACTTACCTATTTGCACGAAATTTCATTTCAGAGCATTGCCCCGCTTACACTCTGGAATATGCTTGTGGCACTGTGCCGCGCACTGCTGTGGGCAAAATATGGCGTTACCTCCATCCCCAACTCCTTCAGCAAAAACCTTGCAACGCTGGAAACACTTGCAGAAAAATGTCCACTGAGTCGACTTCATGGCATTATGCAACTTTTGCTTAGCCAAGAGGCTTTGTTCCAGCAAACCAGCCAGAAGCATACTTTTTTGGAAGTTATCATGCTGCACATGTGTGAACAAACCGGAACGGCAACTATCCCAAACCCGCCAAAGCAGCACAACCCAAACAACGATAATACCGGTCCAAGCACCCCACTACCAGCAAAAACGGCCACCTCAGGCCCTTCCGCTGCAAGCACCAGCTCCCCTTCGCTCATCCCGAGTGCTTCACAAAGTGAAGCGTATCGAGGGACCGCCCCAAAGGCAACCATTGAAAAAAGCGAAACCAAGCTGGTGGTCACCATTCCTGTTGATGATTCAGTAGAAAATAGCGAAAAATGGAAGGCTTTTGTAGAAAACGTCTTGGCAAAAAGCGATGACCAGCTCTTAAACTCAATTTTAATGCAAACCCGCTTTTTGGGCAACGATAGCACCACCGGCTCAATAACCATTAAATTGAGTAGCAACAGCAATTTTTTTAAAGAAAAAATTAAAGAAAGCGCCGCTATGTGGCAAGAACACCTCAAGCAGCACTTTGACCACTTTACTGGCTTTAACTTCGCTCACAATGCCGAGCCAGTCAGTCCAAAGCCATCACCGGCGGCTCAGCCAACCATCGACCCGAGCAGTATTAAGCCGGCAGCCCCGCGCCCAGCAACAAGCCAGGCCCCAAACACTCAGTACCGCACGTTTAATGCCCCGCCTAAAAAGCAGGGACCCGCTTTAGAGCCCTTTGATGTGCAGGACAAGGAAAAATGGCCCTTGGCAAACTTGCTTACTAGCCATTTTCCGGGTACAATAAAGAAGGCGGCAAAGCCCCTCATTAACTCTTAA
- the rpsB gene encoding 30S ribosomal protein S2 yields the protein MNIDLKDMLKAGLHFGHKTSRWSPNMRPYIWGSKNHVHLIDISKTAFLLEKTGLELKKLAAEGGTFLWIGTKKPAQKIVQEIATKLNMPWVIHRWIGGTLSNFDQVKKAITRLLHLRDVMAKPTAHYTKKELVMIQKEIERLEKNVGGIIELSYPPAGLIVVDAGREQSAIKEASRLGIPIVSLVDTNTDPSGVNFVIPANDDSPKSIRYVLEYLQAKVEEGMKEFKDNKGAEKAAKKVVAKEVAPVVEPVIIEALALEEGDDIVGNTAKVEAIKKPLSRSPIKK from the coding sequence ATGAACATCGATTTAAAAGATATGCTCAAAGCTGGCCTTCATTTTGGTCACAAGACTTCACGTTGGTCGCCAAACATGCGTCCCTACATCTGGGGCTCAAAAAATCACGTACATTTGATTGATATCTCCAAGACTGCCTTCTTGTTAGAAAAAACAGGCCTTGAGTTGAAAAAACTCGCAGCTGAAGGTGGCACATTCTTGTGGATTGGTACTAAAAAGCCTGCTCAAAAGATCGTTCAAGAAATTGCAACCAAGTTGAATATGCCTTGGGTTATTCATCGCTGGATCGGCGGCACCTTGAGCAACTTTGATCAAGTTAAAAAAGCTATTACACGCCTTCTTCATTTGCGCGATGTTATGGCAAAACCTACTGCTCATTACACAAAAAAAGAACTTGTGATGATCCAAAAGGAAATCGAACGTCTTGAAAAGAATGTTGGCGGTATTATTGAATTGTCATACCCACCAGCAGGTTTGATTGTTGTTGACGCAGGCAGAGAACAATCTGCAATAAAAGAAGCTTCACGTTTGGGTATTCCAATCGTATCACTCGTCGACACCAACACAGATCCTTCAGGCGTTAACTTTGTTATTCCTGCAAACGATGACTCACCAAAATCGATTCGTTATGTTCTTGAATACTTGCAAGCAAAAGTTGAAGAAGGTATGAAAGAATTTAAAGACAACAAAGGCGCAGAAAAAGCTGCTAAAAAAGTAGTTGCTAAAGAAGTTGCACCAGTTGTTGAACCGGTAATCATTGAAGCATTAGCTCTTGAAGAAGGTGACGATATTGTTGGTAACACAGCAAAAGTAGAAGCTATCAAAAAGCCTCTTTCACGATCACCAATCAAGAAATAA